The segment atcgagacagaaatgataaaacccattataaactagGCGTTTGTAGCATAGGTGCAAACTCGTGTTTGAAAAGTCAGTACTAATAAAACATAGCCTTAAAGTCATCTGGGGCGACCGtaatatatctcaaaattcacaTTTTTATGTTTCATTTAGACTAGCTGATCACATATCAGTAAGATCAACTTTTGAAGAAAGACAAACTTTAGTCCActttcattttttgaaaaacattatttCACAAGTTTATTCTATAATATCAGAGTCTACCTCGTAATCCAGTTAAAATACTGATTTTTActttaaaagcaaaaaaagctGAATTAGCATTTATAAAGATATTACACATTCAGCAATAGCATACCACTGATTAATATTTGAGGCTAAACTGATGGATATTTGGTTATGAATTTAGTGTAATTATTGCTTTCTTATCATAAGTCGCCCCAAATGATAAGAAAACCACAGGTATAAAAATTTCAGTTAAAATGTACACACAAGAGTTCAAGACGAAagaaaatttaactttttttattcaaataacatttcagcatttaaatataacaaatcAGAAGGACACTAACATTTAAACTGAGCAATTCCAaaagggtcctcacaccatcggtgctcgggccctaattaaagctgcaagtaTCAACGAACGGGCCCTTGCCATCTGCGCAGttgccatcccgatagcatcaggaaaatgcacatgcattcacagtaacacTCTACCAGTTTGGATTtgaagtttacagaattgaaagggttgcACTTTaattcaacacacagacacatacacacaatacaattttgccatccagtttaatttcttaacattaactatattagttaacgtgaacaataattaaatagcatttattaatgttaattaatattaagctaaaaaaagtattcatacattattataatgtaaatttgtatcttttaacaGTTTatatactgtgaattaacatgaatatGAACaaagttcatgtgggtatacagcaATAGACAATAAAGTGCCAAATAAACACTTCATTCTTTCagaatatctttaaaaaacaagttgagtattgtaatgagGCGATATGAATATAACTCATCttataatggtataattttcatatttatgtagattacaccacatcaatgtgtatttcttcctcaaagatggtctgcaaaACAGCATTATTCCAtggtctctctccctctctccctttcacccttCCCCCTACACTCACTCTAACACTCAACACACATACTTACAAGCAGGCAGAGTGAGAgcagatttctgatttcttttttttttaattttctttaattcataaagCCTTGTATACTTATGAGATTAACAGCATTTGCtcagaatgactagttctctgtcactttaaaaaataaccaCAAAGATATCCAAAAtatgctcgcaatttagcatcttcagaatcttctcttcatgttgatAAAGTTTGATGTGAACAGCATGTTGCTCTTATGAtgagtatgaatttgtttacagcctaaTTTTTCGCAAAATCCACATTAAAATCAAAATAtctggcttcctgttggtcgtagctaataagtttaatttagaaagttgtccagcttGATGAGAACAATTTAGGTGACCAATGTTTAATAGCTCATTGTAGCATACAGTCTAAACCGTTTATTTGATCTACCCTGGTCTCCAACTTTCTGTAGCTCTAGTGACTCTAGCACACTGCTATAGAAGCTTTTTTTCTTTACCTCTCTCTTTTCCTTGCAAGATACTCTGCTCTTGTTGCAGGGTCGGAGTGGACTTTCTGTCTATGACGAGCAGTCTTCTCTTTGCTTGTTAATCGTGCCATCTAGGAAATAGGTAAAACAGGTTAAAACTTgtttaaaatgaataatgcatGTATAGTTACATAAATGGAATGTCattctgtatatattttaaaatgttcctgTAGGATTGTACTAcaactaaaaataaatgttaatccctataaaatgaatgtaaaatggctgaatttagaaaaaaagataaaatatacaaataattacGCTTAAACAATTAACTCCACGTATATAATTGATGTATATAATATGAAAACTACAAATACAGGACCTATATCTATCATTTAAAACACTCAGCAGTGGTCGCCCCACATAATACTCGGTCACCCCATATGATGTTTTCAAGTTCACTCAAGTATAACAGGCTAACAGTTAGCCTCAGAAACCAAACTACCTTCCTCTAGTGACATGCCACTATCAAATTTATCATCAAAATATAGatttgtgggaaaaaaattataattcacAGTTTTGGGGTGGTCGCCCCACATGATGACCAAAAGTGACTATGACATTACAGCAgttaaaaacttatttttcttACTATATGAGAGAGACTGAGTTACCTTACAGTTGTTTCCAGGGGATCTTCACTTGTGTCTGGCTGATGCAATATCCCATCCTTGAGATGTAAAATTGTCGTTTGTTGAAGGTCGCCCCGGTTGATATGGATAGAATCAACATAATTCGAACAACATTCATTTGTATATTATGATAGAAACATATGTGCAAATGCTTTACAGTTTTGTCAATGGATGTAAAACATGTTTGAAATTATGCCAACTAGGAAAAGGAATATATTTAAGTtgattttaagtgtttttaaacCAGTTGTCCTAACAAAATGGACAGTCACTCAATATGATGTTTTGACTCTTCGGACAGCAGAAAatgatgaaaaacttaaaaatttGGAGAAGTTAGAGTGGTTTAGTAGGTGAAGAAGGTATAACAAGTAGATgagaaattatgtattttttagttttttctgcaaaataaaattaaCCCGGTCAGAAAAAGGGGGCATCACGTATTGACCCAAATATAACTTAAAACACTGTTTtatagttgtgtcctcatttgaaaGGCCAAACAAAGAATGTTTGCTTTTGGAATGAAAtgcactgcgtctccacaacatggcgctgcaacactactacatcCGGTGAAGTTGCGCCTTATTtcttttcatattcatatttttatggGATGTGTTACGCTAATCTACTCACGCCGTGTTGTGGACAAGTGGGGGGGTTTGAACGAGCCaatttagggaggtgtggctgagtcttaactttcataataaatatctctttggttttgagaatttaagctttgcagcttcacaaatcttatctaatgcacaaacagcttgtaacactccaaaggaaaccgcatcatatgacccctttaaattatctTTGTTATTGATATCCCACACACCAGCTCTACCAAATCTGCTTATGGCGACACCATCTGTAGGACTTATTGGCACTGCTCTCAAATGctagtttgttcatgtttttaagcttataacaagttactgaaaatgaaccctttttactttttatttcagatttgattcaagaaaaagaggaaaatgaagaatcaagtcaagttgaggagaaaaaatattccaaaaatggagaaaaacctttgagttgctctcaagccaaacagaaatatttaaataaaagaagagcaGAGAAATGTTCCACCTGCActcattgtggaaagagtttcactagaAAAACAGGtcttgagcgtcacatgagaattcatactggagaaaaaacatttacttgtgatcaatgtgggaagagtttttcatGCTCACCAAGCTttaaggagcacatgaacatccacactagagagaagcagcacacatgtgatcaatgtggtaaaGTGTATTTAGCGGTTTCAGGTCTGAGGAATCACTtgaaagttcatacaaaggtgaagccacattcatgtcatttgtgtggaaagagtttttggTGTCTACAAAGTTTGCAAGTATATGAGAATATAAATACTGGTGTGAGAGAATCCATGTGTTCCAAGTgtgaaaagatttctacttcagtaacttatttaaaactgcataagAGGATCCACACTTATGAGTGTTCACAGTGTAACAAGATATTCAGTAAATCAGGAgacctgaaaatacatgagatgatccacactagagagaaatcgTATACATGTTCACACTGCAAAAAGagttttagtcagtcagtacatttgaaaacgcatgagatgatccacactggagagaaaccttataagtgttcacactgcaacaagagatttattcagtcatcatatctgaaaatacacgagaggatccacactggggagaaaccttatgagtgttcacactgcaacaagagatttagtcggtcagtacatttaaagacacatgagatgatccacactggagagaaaccttatgagtgttcacactgcaacaagagatttagtcggtcagtaaatttgaaaacacatgagatgatccacactggagagaaaccttatgagtgttcacactgcaacaagagatttagtcagttagtaaatttgaaaatgcatgagatgatccacactggagagaacccttatgagtgttcacactgcaacaagagatttagtcggtcagtacatttgaaaagacatgagatgatccacactggagagaaaccttatgagtgttcacactgcaacaagagatttagtcggtcagtaaatttgaaaacacatgagatgatccacactggagagaaaccttatgagtgttcacactgcaacaagagatttagtcagtcagtaaatttgaaaatgcatgagatgatccacactggagagaaaccttatgagtgttcacactgcaacaagagatttagtcggtcagtacatttgaaaagacatgagatgatccacactggagagaaaccttatgagtgttcacactgcaacaagagatttcgtcggtcagaacatttgaaaacacatgagaagatccacactggagagaaaccttatgtgttcacactgcaacaagaaatttaaccagtcatcatatcggaaaatacatgagaggatccacactggaaaaTAACCGTATCATTGCACTGCATGTGGGAAGCATTTTGTTCAATCATCTGCATAAACACAGACATGCAAAAACAATCAGTTGCTTTTTTTGTCAATATCTCTGGTGGATTTACACATAGTGCTCTAGCATGTAAACGTATACCCATCCCTACTTATAAATTAGTAGGAGAGAGATCAATCTCATTAGTTTTCACTTTTTCTTTCAGTAGTTAATGATCATTTTGCTTTTAGTCATTATTAAATGTTATCTTTTTATTCATACATTATCttcacttttatattttattaacaccATTTATGGTCAACTGATTGTATTTGCataagaaaattttttttttatctttaatagtTGAAAGCCATAATGTTTTAGGCTttgttttaaatatctaaataaagtttttaaatgGAATTAAGTTAAAAGCCTTTATTGCCTTTATTTTTCTGCATACAATGAAATGAGGAACATTACTCCTGACTGGtgttagaaaaaaaatatgagaCTAGAGACTACAGACTGTACAGTATCATCATAAAAGTATATACAACAACCGACGAGTCGTAATATTGCACATTGAGAGATATACATAGGCCTATATGGGGAGATGCGGGGGGAGTGAATTTCAAAGGAGGGGTGGCTTTTCAGTTCCAAGTGGATATAGGCATGACATTCTGGCTAATGCCAGAGGGGCCAGACTATTTTCTTTAATGTGTGTGTCACAGTCACCTGTCTCACCAGCTGCTGTCCCCCATTTCCAGTCAACCGTCTGCCTTACT is part of the Garra rufa chromosome 1, GarRuf1.0, whole genome shotgun sequence genome and harbors:
- the LOC141338399 gene encoding uncharacterized protein, yielding MEFVKVESEENTSELKTWRIKQEEPELLRKKLEEPEPLRIKQEEPELLRIKLEEPEPLRIKQEEPELLRIKLEEPEPLRIKQEEQGDLIQEKEENEESSQVEEKKYSKNGEKPLSCSQAKQKYLNKRRAEKCSTCTHCGKSFTRKTGLERHMRIHTGEKTFTCDQCGKSFSCSPSFKEHMNIHTREKQHTCDQCGKVYLAVSGLRNHLKVHTKVKPHSCHLCGKSFWCLQSLQVYENINTGVRESMCSKCEKISTSVTYLKLHKRIHTYECSQCNKIFSKSGDLKIHEMIHTREKSYTCSHCKKSFSQSVHLKTHEMIHTGEKPYKCSHCNKRFIQSSYLKIHERIHTGEKPYECSHCNKRFSRSVHLKTHEMIHTGEKPYECSHCNKRFSRSVNLKTHEMIHTGEKPYECSHCNKRFSQLVNLKMHEMIHTGENPYECSHCNKRFSRSVHLKRHEMIHTGEKPYECSHCNKRFSRSVNLKTHEMIHTGEKPYECSHCNKRFSQSVNLKMHEMIHTGEKPYECSHCNKRFSRSVHLKRHEMIHTGEKPYECSHCNKRFRRSEHLKTHEKIHTGEKPYVFTLQQEI